A single window of Lynx canadensis isolate LIC74 chromosome C2, mLynCan4.pri.v2, whole genome shotgun sequence DNA harbors:
- the MAGEF1 gene encoding melanoma-associated antigen F1: protein MLQKPESGALPIPQAEGKDGGRDGETQALTASQEEAPSLLLQESSKEDLGAGREEGAAEPALTPKGARTLAAKALARRRAYRRLDRTVAELVQFLLVKDKKKSPITRSEMVKYVIGDLKDLFPEIIARAAEHLRYVFGFELKQLGRKHHTYILINKLKPLEEEEEEDLGGDGPRLGLLIMILGLIYMKGNSARETQVWEMLRRLGMRPSKYHFLFGYPKRLILEDFVQQRYLNYRQVPHTNPPECEFSWGPRSNLEISKMKVLGFVAKLHKKEPHHWPVQYREALADEADRARAKARAEASMRARARANQRAGIHPW from the coding sequence ATGTTGCAGAAACCCGAGAGCGGGGCTCTCCCCATCCCTCAGGCCGAGGGGAAGGATGGCGGCCGTGACGGTGAGACCCAGGCCCTGACCGCCTCTCAGGAGGAGGCCCCGAGTCTCCTCCTGCAGGAGAGCTCCAAGGAGGATCTTGGCgccgggagggaggagggggctgcggAGCCCGCCCTCACCCCAAAAGGCGCGAGGACCTTGGCAGCCAAAGCTTTGGCCCGGCGCAGGGCCTACCGCCGTCTGGATCGGACGGTGGCCGAGCTGGTGCAGTTTCTGCTGGTGAAGGACAAGAAGAAGAGTCCGATCACTCGCTCCGAGATGGTGAAATACGTTATCGGAGACTTGAAGGATCTGTTCCCTGAGATCATCGCAAGGGCCGCAGAACATCTGCGGTATGTCTTTGGTTTCGAGCTAAAACAGCTTGGCCGCAAGCACCACACTTACATCCTGATCAACAAACTAAAAcctctggaggaggaggaggaggaggatctgGGAGGAGATGGCCCCAGATTGGGTCTCTTAATAATGATCTTGGGCCTTATCTACATGAAAGGTAATAGTGCCAGGGAGACACAGGTCTGGGAGATGCTGCGTCGGTTGGGGATGCGTCCGTCAAAGTATCACTTCCTCTTTGGGTACCCGAAGAGGCTTATTCTGGAAGATTTCGTGCAGCAGCGATACCTCAATTACAGGCAGGTGCCTCACACCAATCCGCCGGAATGTGAATTCTCTTGGGGTCCCCGGAGCAACCTGGAAATCAGCAAGATGAAAGTCCTGGGGTTCGTGGCCAAACTCCATAAGAAAGAACCCCACCACTGGCCAGTGCAGTACCGTGAGGCCCTGGCAGACGAAGCCGACAGGGCCAGGGCCAAGGCCAGAGCTGAGGCCAGTATGAGGGCTAGGGCTAGAGCCAatcaaagggctggtatccaccCTTGGTGA